In the genome of Gammaproteobacteria bacterium, the window AAATGGGTGGGCCTTTTCCTTGCACTGGTATTGCTACTGCTGGTGTCGGCAACGCTGCAGGCCGATACCCGATCCGATGGCGAGCTGGGCATTACCGAGTATCGTAAGGGAAATCTGATCGAGGCCATGCAGCTACTGGAAAACTCAGCGGCACAGGGTTATATACCGGCGCAGACAACCCTTGCCTTCATCCTCGATTCGGCGGAACGCGACGCGGATGCTTTTCACTGGTATCAACAGGCCGCGGAACATCAGGACGCGGCTGGTTTGTTCGGGCTGGCAGGCATGTACGCAAAGGGCGAAGGAGCGGATAAAGACCCGCGCAAGGCAGGCCAGTTGATCCAGCAGGCGGCGAAACTCGAGCACGTCGAGGCAATGCGGGTTTATGCCCACGCGCTGGAAAATGGGCAGCTCGGTTTCGAGTCATCACCGCCAACAGCGGCAAAATGGTACCTAAAGGCGGCCGGGCGCGGCGACGAAATTTCGATGCAACGCCTTAAAAAAGCCTACCAGCAGGGCCAGTTGGGGTTCCCGGTTGACGCGCGACAGGCCGAGGCCTGGAACAAGAAATTAAATCAGGCTGATTAGGACGCATTATGAAATTTAACCAACTCCTGTTGCTAACTGCGATCATCGCCTTGACTGGGACAATCCCGGCAAACGCATCGGACATCAACCTCGGGCGCGATATTTACCAGCGCCATTGCCTCAGTTGCCACGGCGTCAACGGCAGCCCGATTATGGCCGCCGCACCGGATCTCAAGCGAGGGCAGGGCCTGATGCAATCGGACCAGACCTTGCAAACGCGAATCCAGAACGGTAAAAATGCCTGCCCCGCCTACCGCGGAATACTGGACGAGCAGCAAATCCTGGACGTAATTGCCTATATCAGGACCTTTTTCTGATGGATCTGCTGCATGCGGCAGCCCTGGGCCTGATACTCGTCACGATCACAGCATGCTCTGATGAGCCTGCCGGCAATCAGCCCGCAGCAACCACTATAACCGAGCCGACCGGCAGCCAGGCCAGACCCGCGTTACCCCAGGTGCTGGATGTTTTCAATGTCGGACCATCGGTATACGTGCGCTCACTCGCGATCGAAACCGATACCAACCGCCTCTGGGTTGGCACCTCGCTCGGAGTTAACGAGATTGACCTCGACAATCATGCACTGGTGAACACGTTTACCCGCGCTCACGGTCTGGCGAATGAGTACGTATTCGGAATTGGCATCGATCGCGAGGGTTATAAATGGTTCGGCACCAATGCAGGCGGCATGTCCCGCTACAAAAACGGCGACTGGAAAACCTACTTCCCGATGCACGGCCTCGCCGATTACTGGATTTACGCATTTGCCAACGCCAGTGACGGTGGCCTGTGGATCGGAACCTGGGCCGGTGCCAATTACCTCAACCGCGAAACCGGCGAGTTCAAAACCTATGTCAAGGAGTTGATCAACGAGTGGGTTTACGGCATCAGCGTTGATAACAAGGGCGTGGTCTGGTTTGGCACCGAAGGCGGCATTAGCCGTTTCGATGGCGATAACTGGACTTCCTGGGACCACAAGGATGGTCTCGGCGGCGAAAATCCCGACGCCCTGCCCTTTAGCCGCAACACCGGTCTGGGCACCCGCTCCCGCCATG includes:
- a CDS encoding c-type cytochrome; its protein translation is MKFNQLLLLTAIIALTGTIPANASDINLGRDIYQRHCLSCHGVNGSPIMAAAPDLKRGQGLMQSDQTLQTRIQNGKNACPAYRGILDEQQILDVIAYIRTFF
- a CDS encoding sel1 repeat family protein, with amino-acid sequence MLEKKWVGLFLALVLLLLVSATLQADTRSDGELGITEYRKGNLIEAMQLLENSAAQGYIPAQTTLAFILDSAERDADAFHWYQQAAEHQDAAGLFGLAGMYAKGEGADKDPRKAGQLIQQAAKLEHVEAMRVYAHALENGQLGFESSPPTAAKWYLKAAGRGDEISMQRLKKAYQQGQLGFPVDARQAEAWNKKLNQAD
- a CDS encoding regulator, which encodes MDLLHAAALGLILVTITACSDEPAGNQPAATTITEPTGSQARPALPQVLDVFNVGPSVYVRSLAIETDTNRLWVGTSLGVNEIDLDNHALVNTFTRAHGLANEYVFGIGIDREGYKWFGTNAGGMSRYKNGDWKTYFPMHGLADYWIYAFANASDGGLWIGTWAGANYLNRETGEFKTYVKELINEWVYGISVDNKGVVWFGTEGGISRFDGDNWTSWDHKDGLGGENPDALPFSRNTGLGTRSRHDLGILNNGKATYNPGYIFSILADHEDTIWAGTWGGGVTHYRNGSWTNLTEKDGLAGNIVYSIAQAADGSYWFGTNKGLSRYDGETWHSWNVHNGLPNNDVYAIALETDGDIWIGTLGGVTRLGLKAIPN